CCCGCGCGAACGACTCGCCATCACCCCCGACCGCATAGGGCAGCGGGCGCTTAGATCCCTCCGAACGCCCGCGCCTTGGCCTTGAGTGAGAGGTAGATGGCCTCGAGCGCCGGGGTGGGCACGCCGGCCTCGCGGCCGCGGCGGACCACCGCGCCGGTGAGGTATTCGAGCTCGACGCGGCGTTGGTGGCCGAAGTCGACCTGGAGCGAGGTCGTGTTGTCCGCCGGGGCGGATTGCAGCAGGGCCACCAGGTCGTCGCTGGTCGATTCCGGCAGATCGACGCCCAGCGCGCGCCCAACGGACGCCGCTTCGTTGAACATCAGGCGGTAGAGATCCTCCATGCCCTCGGTGGAAAGAATGTCGCCGAGCGGAAGCTGGCAGGCGGCGCTCATGCCGCCGTGGACCGAGAGCAACACGATCTTGCTCCAAAGGATCCGGGTGATGTCGTCGCTGACCTCGGTCTCGATGCCGCAGCCGCGCAGCGCCTCGGCGATGGTCTCCACACGGTCGGATATTCCGCCGCCAGGCTCGCCAATGGCCGCGCGCACCAGCGCGTCCTGGTACTCGATGACGCCGGGCCCGGCGATGTGGGCGGTGAGCCAGGTGGCGCCGCCGATGACGTGCTCGGCGCCCAGCACGGACGACAGCATCGGCACGCTGTCGATGCCGTTTTGCAGCGTGAGCACCGCGGTCTCTTCGCCAACGGCGGGGACCAGGAGCTCGGCGGCCGACTGGGTGTCGTAGGCCTTGACCGCGAACACGATGAGGTCGAACGTCGCCCCGGCATCCGCCGGCCGCTCGACGACGTCGACCGGGAGGAAGCGCCGCGATCCGTCTTCGCTGAGCATGCACAGACCGTGCTCGCGAATGGCCTCCAAATGCGCGCCACGGGCGACGAACGTCACGTCGTGGCCGGTATCGAACAGCCCGGCGCCGACAAAGCCGCCAACTCCGCCCGATCCCATCATCATCACGCGCATGCTGCGCTCCTTTTCTTACCGAGGTTTCTGTGTTGGCCGGTCAAGTGCGGCATTTGTGAAACACGGCCGTGACGGTTCCAGGTTAGGTGGGGGTGGATTCTCGCGTTTGGAGACTCTTGCAGGACTGGTCGACAGCCCACGCTCATGCGCCGGATCACCCTCACCCTAACCCTCTCCCTTCCAGGGAGAGGGGACCGGACTGGATTCCCGCCTTCGTGGGAATGACGGACGGCGGCGCGGAAATAACGGAGGGGTGCCGCGCCATCTCCCGCCACCGCAATTGAACGTCTGAGATTCCTCGCTCCGCTCGGAACGACAGGCTGGTGCGTGGTCGGAATGTCGGAGGGGTTGCGCGCAGGTCACTTTGCCGACTATCCCGAACCGTTGCCCACGGTCACCAGCGCCTCGGTCACGGGGCCTCGGCTTTCGCCGTCCACGCGGATTTCGGCCGTGAGAATGCGACGGATGTCCGAATGCCCCGGTGCCGTGGCCGTGAGCGTCAACTCGCCGCGGGCGCCGGCCTCGAGGTCCAGGGACTCAAATGCCTCGCTCGTGCGCCACCCATCGGGAGCCAGCAGCCGCGCTTCGAGCCGCACGGCTCGCTCGGCGTTGTTGCGGAGCATCAGACGATAGCTGCACGCCTCGCTGGGTTCGACGTGGCGCAGATAGGGAATCAACCGCGCCCACCAGAGGTCCACGCCCTCGTCGGCCGGTTCGTCCAGCAGGTCCCGCACCACGCGCTCCTTGCGGGCGATGAAGTCGCGGTACTCCGCCGCGCGCCGCGAGTCCCACGGGATCAGCTCGCGATGCCCCGGACAGACCAGATCGGGCTGCACAAGGTCCATTACGTCCGCGCAGCGACGATGCATCCACAGCTGCAAGCTGTTGCGCAACACGGTCGTCTGGTAGAGCTGCGCGGTCATGTCGCCGGTGATGCCGGGCGCCAGCTCCAGAAAGATGTTGTCGCCGGTGAACGCCACCTTTTGCCCATCGACGTGGGTGGCGAGGACCGAGTGGAACTCCGTCTGGCCCGGCGCGTGGTGGACCTCGAACTCGAATTCCTCCCACTGAAACCGCTCGCCGTCGCGCAGCTTGCGTTCGATCGGGATCGGGGTCGGCATCGTGCACGGCGTGCTGCACCAGCCGGCGGGGTCCTCAAGCACCTGCGCCACCTCGTCCAGCGCCCAGACGCGTGCGCCCTCGTGCCGCACCAGGTAGGGAATGCCCGCCGTGTGGTCGTCGTGGATGTGCGTGACGAGCACCATATCCATCTCGCGCACGCCGTAGGTATCCCTCAGCTCGTCGAGGTGGTGCACGACGAAGCGCATCGTGTCCCCGTCCTCACGTTCCTGAGCGACGCCCATGTGCGCGAAGAACGAGTGCCCGTAGTCGATGAAGCACGCTTTGCCGCTGTCGGACAGCAGCACGTAGAAGTTGGAGCAGGTGTGCGGTCCGCCCCAGAGCAGATGGCGCGACACCTGGATGAACTTCGGATCGGGCAGGAGGTCGAGCCCGTGTCCGCCGTCGCGGCCCAGAAAGCGCATCCCGGCGCCCAGCCGCGCCAACGCCATCAGCCGATCTTCCAATCGCGCGCAATCGCCGACCGGGTCCTCGATCAGGTCTCCGTGGGACGGCAGCGCCACGTCGGGCGCGTGCCGCCGCAGCGCCTGGAGCGACTCCAGCGTGAACAGCGCGCCCTGCTGATCGGCGTAGCCGTATTCCAGCGCGTGGTACTGATAGAGCACGCCGCCGGCGCATAGCAGGTCGCCGGTGAACGCCACGCGCCGGCCGTCGATTTGGCCGATGAGCATGCTGCTGCCGTGCGTGTGGCCCTTGGCCGGGATGATCTCCAGCTCAACGTCGCGCCAGGTGAACGTCTCGTAGTCCTCGAGATCGGCGTCGACCGCAACGCTCTCCGCCAGCGCGAAGAAGGTGTTGCGGTCGTTGTAGTTGTCGTAGACGCGCTTGTGCTGCCAGAAGAGCTCAACCTGATCGAAGAGATGCCGCTCGTGCTCCGGCACGGCAACCTTGGCGCCGTGGGCCTTGAGGCGTCCGGCGCCCCAGGACTGGTCGCGGTGGTGGTGCGTGTGGAGTACCCACTCGACCTGCCGCACGCCGATGTCTTCGAGGCGGTCGACCACGGCGCCCGATCCGGCGTCGATCAGAAGTCCCCGGTCACCCGCGGTCACGCAGTAGACATTGCAGGTGTCCGACCAGCGAAAGATGCGCGGGGAAATCTGGACCCAGGCCATGGACGCCTCAGTCAGCTTGACGCGGCGAGGGCAGCGTACGGGACGGCGGTCGCGACACGCGAATAGGCGGCGGCTTCAATACGTTTCTTGGAATTGGCCAGTGACGTAGAGTGCGAGCGCTCAACATCCGTTCGCCCTGAGCCGGCCAAATCGGGAGACGTGGTTCGACAAGCTCACCACGAACGGGGACTGACTCTCGCCACGAAGGGGATCTCGCCCCCGCCGAGTGTTGCTGTAGTCTGAACGGGCCAGCCAACCAGCCTTACCCACCATGCCTGAAACCGGCGCGATTGCCGTCTTCAACGGAATCCGAGAGCCTTTCGACCTGCGGGAATTCCCGGTTCCGGACCCGGAGCCGGGCGCGGCGGTGATTCGCATGCGGCTCGCCAACGTGTGCGGTTCCGACATGCACTACTGGCGCGGCGACACGGACCTGGTCGCGCGCGGCTTCAACCTCCCGGGCACCCTCGGTCACGAAGGCACCGGCGAAATCGCCAAGCTGGGCGCCGGTCTTACGGTGGATACCGCCGGGCAGCCGCTGCGCGAAGGCGACCGGGTGGTCTTCGGGTTCTTCCACCCGTGCCTGCGCTGCCCGAACTGCATGAAGGGACACACCTATGCGTGTCCGACGCGGCAGACCAATCGGATGACGCTGCTGGACGAATGGCCCTACTTCCGTGGCACGTTCGCCGACTACTACTACCTGTTCCCGAAGCACGCCATCTTTCGGGTCCCCGATCACCTGGATGACCACCTCATCTCGGGCGTGAACTGCGCCCTGAGCCAGGTGGTCTCGGGGCTCGACCGGGCCGGGCAAACGGTCAACGAAACCGTCGCGATTCAGGGCGCCGGCGGATTGGGCGTCTACGCGGCGGCCGTGGCCCAGGCGCGCGGCGCGGCCCGCGTGATCGTGATCGACGGCGTGCCGGAACGGCTGGAGCTGGCCAAGGCGTTCGGCGCGGACGAGACGGTCGACATGCGCGAGTTCGAGACTCCCGAAGCGCGCGTGGCCCGCGTCCAGGAGCTCACGGACGGCCTTGGCGCCGACGTGACCATGGAACTCGTGGGACATGCCGCGGTCTTCGCTGAGGGCGTCGCCATGACCGCGCCGGGCGGGCGCTACGTCGAAATCGGCAACGTCTGCGTCGGGCACACGGCGAGCTTCGATCCGTCGACCATCGTCTTCAAGAGCATCACGGTGCTGGGCGTGGCCCACTACCGCTGGCGGGACCTGAAGCAGGCGCTGGACTTCGTATCCCATAACGTCGACAAGCTGCCGTTCGACCGGGTGCTCTCCCACACCTATCCGTTGCACGAGATCAACGAGGCGTTTGAGCGCCAGGACGAAGGCCACGTGACCCGCAGTGCGCTCGCCCCCGGATCCTGATGCCGCTCAGCGCCAGGGGGTCACTAATCCCAGGCTGCACGCAGCCTGGGCCACCGGGCACTCGGCCTGGGCCACCGGGCATTGGGCCACTGGCCTGTCATTCCGAGCGCAGCGAGGAATCTATGGCGCTGCCCTTCGCCCTCAGCGGCTCCGGGTTGGACGACGGATGGACTCCCGCCTTCGCGGGAGTGACGAGGAACTTCTCAAACGGTCTCGCATGAGCGCGACTCAATGACGCCGCCCGAGCCCGACCTGCTCGACCAGGTGTTTCCGCTCGACACCGCCCGCGACGACGCCGGCGCGCTGGTGATCGGCGGCGCGAGCTGCGAGGAGTTAGCGAAAGACTTCGGCACGCCGCTCTACATCTACGACGAGGCGACGCTGCGGGCGGCCTGCCGGGGCTATACCCGCGCGCTGGCGGACCGCTACCCCGACGCCCTGGTGCTCTACGCCGGCAAGGCCTATGTCGATCCCACGCTGTTGCAGGTGGCGGCCTCCGAGGGCCTCGGGATGGATGCCGTCTCCTCGGGTGAGGTGCGCGTGGCGCAGGCGGCCGGATTGCCGCTGGAGCGCGTGGTGCTGCACGGCAACAACAAGCTGCCGCGCGAGATCGACCTGGCGCTGGAGGTTGGCGTGGGGCGCATCGTCGTGGACGCGCTGGAAGAGATCGAGATCATCGATGAGCTGGCGCGGCGGCGCGGCCTCACGGCGCAGGTGCTTCTGCGGCTCACGCCGGGCGTCGAGGCGCATACGCACGAGTACATCCGCACCGGCGCCGTGGACAGCAAGTTCGGGCTCGGTCTCGACTCCGGCGCGGCGGAGGAAGCCGTGGCGCGCGCGATGCGGGCGCCGAATCTTGACGTGATGGGGCTGCACGCCCACATCGGGTCCCAGATCTTCGACACCGAGCCCTACGCCGACACCATCAACATCACGCTCGACTTCGCCGAGCAAATGCGCGCAGCTCACGGACTGGACCTGCGCGACCTGAGCCCAGGCGGCGGCGGCGGCGTGCGCTACACGCTTGACGACGATCCACCCGACCCAGCCGACATCGTCGAGGCCATCACAACGACTGTGCTCGCGCGTGGGCTGGCCCACCCGCCGCGGCTGCTCATCGAGCCCGGACGGTCGATCGTGGCGCGCGCCGGAGTGGCGCTCTACGCCGTGGGCACGGTCAAGCACATCCCCGGCGTCCGCACCTACGTCTCCGTCGACGGCGGCATGGCCGACAACCCGCGTCCGGCGCTCTACCAGTCGAAGTACGCCGCGCTCCTGGCGAACCGGCCGGGCGACGGTTCACCCGAAACCCTGACGCTTGCCGGCCGCTATTGCGAGTCCGGCGACGTGCTGCTGCGAGACACCGTGCTGCCGCCGTTGCGCCGGGGCGACCTCATCGCCGTTCCCGCGTCCGGCGCTTACCACATGAGCATGGCCAGCACCTACAACATGGTCGGCCGGCCCGCCGTGGTGATGGTCGCCGAGGGTCAGGCCCGCCTCACCCGCCGCCGCGAATCCGACGAGGATTTGCTGGCGGTGTTTCCCTAAACCTGCCCGGTGGCCCGGGCTGCGTGCAGCCTGGGCCTTCTCACGTCCGCACGCTTCGCTAGCCCCACGTGTCGTCCCGGAGCGCCGTGGGACAAGCTGATGACCGCGATTCACCCAGAGACGTCGATCCACGCGACCGGTCAGCTATCGCAGCGGGTCGATGACCTCCAGGAACGGGAAGCGGTGGAAATGGGTGTCGCGGGTGCAAATGCGGCTGACGCCGTGCTCGCGCATCACCACCGCCGTGTGCAGGTCGTGCATCAGGTTGCCGCGGACGTCCGGCAACTCCGACAGCGTCTGCGAAAGGACCGCCTGGTGGCGGTCGGTTGGTCGCAGCAAGGCGAAGCCTGGGGAGTCCAGCACGACGTTGAGGAATCGCCACGCGTCACTCGGGCGCCACGGCGAACGGAGCACGCGCGGATGCGTGCTGACGCGCAGAAACTCGTAGCACACGTTCCACGTGAGAAAGGTTGGCGTCGGGTCGACTCGCCACTGGTTCAGGCGCTCCCGGCAGGCCGCGTGCGGTTCGGCCTCTTCGTCGGCCGCGTAGACAAGGACATTCGTGTCTACGGCGAGCACTCAGTCCTCGTCCATCGCCGCATATAGCTCGTCTCGGTTGGCGACATCGACCAGCGCGCCGCCACTGTTCCAGCGCGGCAGCTCCGGCAGCGCATCCCGCTCGACAACATACGGCGGCTCAGGTTCGAGCACCCGCATGATGCCGGCCTCAACCAGGGCCGTCATGGTGGTGCCGCGCCGCGCGGCCTCTTCGCGCAGACGGCGCATCACCGTGTCGTCGAGATTCAGCGTTGTCTTCACGTGGCAATCCCTGCGTCGTGGGTATATGGCAAACCATACCGAATATATGGCTATATGGTCAACCCGTGTTTCGCTTCACTTGTCGGGGCGGAGCGAGACCGGCTTATCCCGCCGCGTAGCCGTCCAGGATGCGCGCGGCGCTGGAGCGCCGCAGCTTGGACAGCGCCTGGGCTTGCAGCTGCCGGATGCGCTCGGCAGTGAGGCCGAGGCGGTTGCCGACATCGACCAGGCGCAGCGGCTCGCGGCCTCCCAGACCGAATCGCAGACGCAGGATCGTCCGCTCGCGCACGTCCAGCGTGGCCAGGGCGCGGTTGATGTCGGCGCAGAGGAACCTGGCGCGCAGCTCGTCGAACGGCTGCGGCGCAGGGTCCGCGTCGGGCGGCGTTGCCGACGCGTCATCGTCGCCAGTCGCGCTATCCAAAGAAATCGTGCGCCCGGCGAACCGGCGCAGCCGCGCCAGCTCGGCCGTGGGCAGCCCGACGCGGCGCGCCACTTCGCCGTCCTCGGGATCGCGGTGCAACTCGGCCCGCAACTCGTCCCAGATTCGCCGCGAGGTCGCCAGCTTGCGGTGCAGGTAGTCGGGAAGCCGCAGCGGCAGGTCAGCCTCGGCCGCCGCCCGCGCGATGGGTTGCTGCACCCACTGCATGGCGAAGCTGCTGAACCTGAAGCCGTGCCGCCAATCGAATCGCTCCACGGCGCGCATGAGCCCCGTGTTGCCCTCCTGGATGAGGTCGAGCAGGGGCGCGCGTCCGTCGGCGAAGCGACGCGCCACCGCCACCACCAGCCGCAGATTCGCGGTAATCATCTGCTGGCGGGCCCCAGGCTCATTGCGCTCGATGCGCTGCGCCAGTTCGACTTCCTCGCGGGCCGTGAGGCGCGGAAAACGGCCAATCTCGCTCAGATAGGCGCGCAGGCTCGACGCTTCGTCCAACTGGGCGGTCGGCCCTATTCCTCCATGTTGGGGGGACATTGGGAGCTTGTCGGCGCTGCCTCTCGGGGCCGGCGGATATTCGACGCGGCAAGTATACGCGGGGGCGCAGCGAACTAAGCCATGCTTTCGAGCTGCTTGACGGTGACTTCATGCCGCAGCGGCAGGCCGTTCAGGTGCCGCTCCAGCTCGTCGAGCATCGCGTCGGTCAGCCTTGAGCGCCGCTCGGGGGTGAGCCCCGCGACGTGGGGCGTCAGGAGCACCCGCCGCATCCCGAGCAGCGGATGGTCGGTCGGCAGCGGCTCCTGATCGAAGACGTCCAGGGCGCAGTCGAAGCGCTCCTTGGCCAGCTCGGCCACGAGCGCGTCGGTGTCCACGAGGGCCGAGCGCGCGTTGTTGACCAACACGGCGTCGTCCTTGATCAGCGCTAGCATCCCGGCGTCGATCATGTGGTGCGTCGAGGGCAACACGGGCGCGTGAATGCTGATCACGTCGCTGGTGCGCATCAGGTCCGGCAGCTCCAGCTTGTGCACGCCCAGCCGCTGGGCGTCGCTCTCGGTCAGATAGGGATCGGCCACCACGATCTGAACGTCGAATGGCCGCAGCAGCGGGATCAGCCGCCGTCCGACCTTGCTCGCGCCGACGATGCCGTAGCGCTTGCCGTAGAGCTCGCGGTCGACAACCGGGCCGATACCTCGCCAGCGGCCGGCGCGCATGGCGGCGTCGAATTCGCCGGTTCGACGCAGCAGCGCCAGCACCACGGTCAGCGTGTGCTCGGCGACGCCCATGGCGATGAAGTCGGCGGCATGGGCAACGCGCACGCCGCGCTCGAAGACCGCCGGGGGCGCCACACCGCGGATGGTGCCCGCCGCGTAGCAGATGATCTCCAGCTCCGGCGCGGCGTCCAGCAGGTGCTCGTCGTAGGCGCACGAGCCCCACGAGGCCAGCACAGCTGTCACCCCGCCAATGCGCTCTCGCACCGCCGCGGCGTCCCAGGCTCGGTCGTCGTCGTTGAACGCCACCGACTCGGCCATATCCCCAAGCCGCGCAAGCGCCTCAGGCGTTGAGATGCGCCGGAGCAGCGGTCGCTCGACCGTGACCAGCACGCGCGGCGCCGACATCGAGCCGCTCCTCGGTAGCTATCGCCCTGCGCTGGCATGATAGGCGCGCACCACGCAGTCCTGGCGGAGGCGCGGCACTCCCGATGCAAATCATCCTGTTCACCAAGTTCTTCGAGACGCTGGAACCGCAGGCATTGGGCGAGCACGTCGCTGGCCTGGGCTACGACGGGTTGGACCTGACCGTGCGCCCCGGATACCCGATCAATCCCGACAACGTGCGGACGACGCTGCCACCGGCGGCGCGACTGTGGGAAACGCTCGGCCTCTCGTGCCCAATGATCACCATGCCGACGGACTTCAACGACCCGACGCACGCGGAAGCGATCGCGATTTACGAGGCGGCGGCGGAAGCCAGCGTGCAGGTCATCAAGACGGGCTACTTCATCTTCAAGCCGGGCATGGACTACTGGCAGGCGGTGGACCATGGGCGACGGCAGCTCGAAGGCTTCGAGGCGCTGAGCGCCCGCACCGGCGTCAAGTCCCTCCACCACACGCACAGCGGCGCGGTGCTGGGCTCGAACTGCGCCGGCCTAATGCACCTGCTCCAAGGTCGCGACCCCGCCCACGTCGGCGCTTACATTGACCCGGGGCACCTGGCGGTGGATGGCGAGGACATCGACATGGCGTTCGCCATGTGCGACGAGTACCTGGCCGCCGTCGCCGCCAAGGACGCCTGCCACCTCCCGGACTCCCGGCCCGACGCCCCGGCGGCCTACGGTCCCGCGTTCGTATACGTGGGTGAAGGCGCAGCGCCGTGGGGGCGCGTGCTGGAGCTTCTGGCCGAGCGAAATTTCGACGGACCGCTCACGGTGCACACGGAATACACCGCGCGGCAAGACGTGATTGCGACGGTGGGCGGCAAGGACCAGTCGGCGGACGCCGACGCCATTCGCGCCCGCGGGGCGCAGCAGGACCTGCAGTTCCTTAGATCGCGCTGGGCGGCGATCCAGCAAGCGAGCGACGGGGCGGCGTCGTGAGCTCATCGCGCGTGGCGGCGGTGTTTGGCGCCAGCAGCGGCATGGGTCGGGCTTCGGCCCTGGCTCTGGCCGCCGAGGACATGGACGTCGCCGTGCTGGCGCGGCGGAAGGCCGAACTCGACGCCGTGGCGGAGGAGATCCGCGAGTGCGGACGCCGCGCCCACGTGGAGCCCGTGGACCTGACCGACGGCGCGGCGGCGCGCCGGGCGGTGCAGGCGGTCGTCGACAGCGTCGGCCGAATCGACGTGCTGGTGTATGCCGCCGGCTGGAACATTCCCAAGCGGCGGCTGGAGGAGCTCAGCGGCAACGACTGGGAAACCATGCAGCGCGTCAATCTCTGGGGCCTCTACGACGTGGCGCAGGCGGCACTGCCGGCGCTGCGGGAATCACGCGGACGGCTGGTCGTCATCTCATCCGCTGCCGCGATCATGCCCGACGCCTCGGGCGTGGCCTACCAGGCGGCCAAGAGCGGCGAAGCGGGCTTCACCCTCGGCATGATGCAGGAAGAGGCGGAAAACGGGGTGCGGGCCACGGTCATCTATCCGGGGCTGACCGACACGCCACTGCTGGAGCAAAGGCCCACACCGACGCCGCCCGAGATCGTGGCCCAGGCGCTGCAGCCCGAGGACGTGGCTCGCGCGGTCGTGTTTGTGAGCACGCTGCCGGAAAGGGCCTATGTGCCGGAGCTCAGCCTGCTGCCGGCAGCCGTGCAGCAGCGCTGATTCGACGCGCCGCTCCTTTCTGTCATTCCGAGCGCCAGCGAGGAATCTAAGGGGCGCAAAGCATGCACCAACGTCCTTAGATTCCTCACTTCGTTTCGGAATGACATGGAGAGGTGGCGCGAAGCGTCGCCTGCCCTCTGTCCGGTGCCCCGCCAGGTCTCTGGACGGAGACCCACCAAGCCACCGCGTCTACCGAAACGGGTCGTAGACCAGTCCCAAACTGCGGTCGGGCAGCGGCAGGTCGACGCGCACGTTGCCGCGGCGGTGCGACTCGTTGAGGGCGATCTCGATCTCCATCGCGTTCCGCACGCGCCGCCCGCTGGCGCGCGGCTCGCCGCCGTTCTCCATGCACGTGATCAGGTCGTCGATGCCGTAGATCACCGACCAGTTGCGGGCCAGGCGCGGCTCGGGGAACGGCACCTCGACACGCTGCGTGCCGGAAATGGTCTCCACGTCTTGCCACAGGCGCAGCTCTTGCCAATCGAAGGTCAACTCGCCGGTTTCGCCGGTGATTCGCACCCACGGCGCGCCCGGACGCAGGCAGACGGGCAGGCCGCTTTGCAATCGGATGAATCCGGAGCCCTTGAACTCGCGCCCGTCCTCGACCTTGGCGTCGTCGTCCGCGACGCCGATCACCCATTCGCCCGGCGAATCGAGCAGGTAGTTCCACGAGTTGTGCTGCGCCATCACCAAGTTCGTGTCCAGGCTCAGGAGGGGGCCAATTGCACCCTCGTCCAGCAAACGGCGCGCGTTGGCCACCGCCGGGTGATTCATGCTGACCGCGCCGACCACCAGCGGAACGCCCGCCGCCACGCACACGTCGACCATGTCGTCGGCGCCCTCAAGGGTTGGCGCCATGGGCTTCTCGGTGATCACGCCCTTGGCGCCGTGCTCCACCGCCGCGCGGGTGGCCTCGGGCCGGAGGGCGGCATTCGAGGGGATTCCCACGATGTCCAGGCGCTCGCGGGCGATCATTTCCCGGTAGTCGTCGTAGAGGGCCACGCCCGGATAGCGCTCACCAAACGCCTCTCGACGCGGATCCGAGAGCTCGCACGCGGCCACAAGCTCCGTCGCCGGGTGCAGCACCAGCGCGTCGGCGAAGCCGCTCGGCAGGCCTTCCCGGCCCGGGTGCGCCGTGGGTGGCGGGTCGCGGTCCGGCCGCAGCGGCGGCATGGGCGTGTCGCGCCCGGCGCGCCCGTAATTCGCCTGCTGTCGCGTCGCAACGTCGTACAGCCAGCCCATCCATCCCAGACCGATGAGCCCTGCCCGGTAGGTCGCCATGACATTCGCTCCACCGCCTCAACGCCGACATTCATGGTACGCCCGGCGGCAGGCTGCGTTGCAGGCGCGGGCCGGTTCTGGTACTCACCATGGCAACCGGCCCCTCGCCGCATGAGAGCAGGCCAATGACCCAAGTGATGCAGGGCGCACAGACACCTTCCCGCCGAGCCGTCGGGCAGTGGATTTGGATCGAGGGCGAGGCCAAGCCCTACAACTTCTATCTCTACGCGCGTGGGACGGTCGACGTGGACGGCGCGCCGGCGGCCGCGAAGCTGCACGTGACGGCGTCGGACCGCTACATGCTGTATCTCAACGGCGCCTACGTGGGCCGGGGACCGGCCCGCAGCGATCCCCGCTTCAAGACCTACGACACCCACGACGTCGCCGCCGCGCTGCGTCCGGGCCGCAACGTCATCGCCGTGCGCGCCTATCACTTCGGCCAGCCCGTGCAGGGTGAGGGCTGGAACAGCATGAGCGGCAACAGCTTTACGGTGGGCGAGCGCGCCGGGCTGTGGGCGCAGATCGAGATCACCGACGTCGACGGCGCCACGCAGGTCTGCGG
Above is a window of Chloroflexota bacterium DNA encoding:
- the lysA gene encoding diaminopimelate decarboxylase, which produces MTPPEPDLLDQVFPLDTARDDAGALVIGGASCEELAKDFGTPLYIYDEATLRAACRGYTRALADRYPDALVLYAGKAYVDPTLLQVAASEGLGMDAVSSGEVRVAQAAGLPLERVVLHGNNKLPREIDLALEVGVGRIVVDALEEIEIIDELARRRGLTAQVLLRLTPGVEAHTHEYIRTGAVDSKFGLGLDSGAAEEAVARAMRAPNLDVMGLHAHIGSQIFDTEPYADTINITLDFAEQMRAAHGLDLRDLSPGGGGGVRYTLDDDPPDPADIVEAITTTVLARGLAHPPRLLIEPGRSIVARAGVALYAVGTVKHIPGVRTYVSVDGGMADNPRPALYQSKYAALLANRPGDGSPETLTLAGRYCESGDVLLRDTVLPPLRRGDLIAVPASGAYHMSMASTYNMVGRPAVVMVAEGQARLTRRRESDEDLLAVFP
- a CDS encoding hydroxyacid dehydrogenase, giving the protein MSAPRVLVTVERPLLRRISTPEALARLGDMAESVAFNDDDRAWDAAAVRERIGGVTAVLASWGSCAYDEHLLDAAPELEIICYAAGTIRGVAPPAVFERGVRVAHAADFIAMGVAEHTLTVVLALLRRTGEFDAAMRAGRWRGIGPVVDRELYGKRYGIVGASKVGRRLIPLLRPFDVQIVVADPYLTESDAQRLGVHKLELPDLMRTSDVISIHAPVLPSTHHMIDAGMLALIKDDAVLVNNARSALVDTDALVAELAKERFDCALDVFDQEPLPTDHPLLGMRRVLLTPHVAGLTPERRSRLTDAMLDELERHLNGLPLRHEVTVKQLESMA
- a CDS encoding RNA polymerase sigma factor RpoD/SigA translates to MDEASSLRAYLSEIGRFPRLTAREEVELAQRIERNEPGARQQMITANLRLVVAVARRFADGRAPLLDLIQEGNTGLMRAVERFDWRHGFRFSSFAMQWVQQPIARAAAEADLPLRLPDYLHRKLATSRRIWDELRAELHRDPEDGEVARRVGLPTAELARLRRFAGRTISLDSATGDDDASATPPDADPAPQPFDELRARFLCADINRALATLDVRERTILRLRFGLGGREPLRLVDVGNRLGLTAERIRQLQAQALSKLRRSSAARILDGYAAG
- a CDS encoding 2-dehydropantoate 2-reductase, whose protein sequence is MRVMMMGSGGVGGFVGAGLFDTGHDVTFVARGAHLEAIREHGLCMLSEDGSRRFLPVDVVERPADAGATFDLIVFAVKAYDTQSAAELLVPAVGEETAVLTLQNGIDSVPMLSSVLGAEHVIGGATWLTAHIAGPGVIEYQDALVRAAIGEPGGGISDRVETIAEALRGCGIETEVSDDITRILWSKIVLLSVHGGMSAACQLPLGDILSTEGMEDLYRLMFNEAASVGRALGVDLPESTSDDLVALLQSAPADNTTSLQVDFGHQRRVELEYLTGAVVRRGREAGVPTPALEAIYLSLKAKARAFGGI
- a CDS encoding PIN domain-containing protein, with the protein product MLAVDTNVLVYAADEEAEPHAACRERLNQWRVDPTPTFLTWNVCYEFLRVSTHPRVLRSPWRPSDAWRFLNVVLDSPGFALLRPTDRHQAVLSQTLSELPDVRGNLMHDLHTAVVMREHGVSRICTRDTHFHRFPFLEVIDPLR
- a CDS encoding MBL fold metallo-hydrolase, giving the protein MAWVQISPRIFRWSDTCNVYCVTAGDRGLLIDAGSGAVVDRLEDIGVRQVEWVLHTHHHRDQSWGAGRLKAHGAKVAVPEHERHLFDQVELFWQHKRVYDNYNDRNTFFALAESVAVDADLEDYETFTWRDVELEIIPAKGHTHGSSMLIGQIDGRRVAFTGDLLCAGGVLYQYHALEYGYADQQGALFTLESLQALRRHAPDVALPSHGDLIEDPVGDCARLEDRLMALARLGAGMRFLGRDGGHGLDLLPDPKFIQVSRHLLWGGPHTCSNFYVLLSDSGKACFIDYGHSFFAHMGVAQEREDGDTMRFVVHHLDELRDTYGVREMDMVLVTHIHDDHTAGIPYLVRHEGARVWALDEVAQVLEDPAGWCSTPCTMPTPIPIERKLRDGERFQWEEFEFEVHHAPGQTEFHSVLATHVDGQKVAFTGDNIFLELAPGITGDMTAQLYQTTVLRNSLQLWMHRRCADVMDLVQPDLVCPGHRELIPWDSRRAAEYRDFIARKERVVRDLLDEPADEGVDLWWARLIPYLRHVEPSEACSYRLMLRNNAERAVRLEARLLAPDGWRTSEAFESLDLEAGARGELTLTATAPGHSDIRRILTAEIRVDGESRGPVTEALVTVGNGSG
- a CDS encoding TIM barrel protein — protein: MQIILFTKFFETLEPQALGEHVAGLGYDGLDLTVRPGYPINPDNVRTTLPPAARLWETLGLSCPMITMPTDFNDPTHAEAIAIYEAAAEASVQVIKTGYFIFKPGMDYWQAVDHGRRQLEGFEALSARTGVKSLHHTHSGAVLGSNCAGLMHLLQGRDPAHVGAYIDPGHLAVDGEDIDMAFAMCDEYLAAVAAKDACHLPDSRPDAPAAYGPAFVYVGEGAAPWGRVLELLAERNFDGPLTVHTEYTARQDVIATVGGKDQSADADAIRARGAQQDLQFLRSRWAAIQQASDGAAS
- a CDS encoding zinc-binding dehydrogenase, encoding MPETGAIAVFNGIREPFDLREFPVPDPEPGAAVIRMRLANVCGSDMHYWRGDTDLVARGFNLPGTLGHEGTGEIAKLGAGLTVDTAGQPLREGDRVVFGFFHPCLRCPNCMKGHTYACPTRQTNRMTLLDEWPYFRGTFADYYYLFPKHAIFRVPDHLDDHLISGVNCALSQVVSGLDRAGQTVNETVAIQGAGGLGVYAAAVAQARGAARVIVIDGVPERLELAKAFGADETVDMREFETPEARVARVQELTDGLGADVTMELVGHAAVFAEGVAMTAPGGRYVEIGNVCVGHTASFDPSTIVFKSITVLGVAHYRWRDLKQALDFVSHNVDKLPFDRVLSHTYPLHEINEAFERQDEGHVTRSALAPGS